The following proteins come from a genomic window of Rutidosis leptorrhynchoides isolate AG116_Rl617_1_P2 chromosome 10, CSIRO_AGI_Rlap_v1, whole genome shotgun sequence:
- the LOC139870388 gene encoding uncharacterized protein, whose amino-acid sequence MYADSRRRLVTFSVGERVYLKVSSWKGVIQFGKREKLAPRYIGPFNIRQILNDQTVVLDLPAALSGIHDTFNICYLRKCKVDDESQILPLQDLKVDMNKKLVEEPVRIVDRKVTKLRKKQIPMVLVEWKHSLGSNLTWEMEELMKARYPQLFDLD is encoded by the coding sequence ATGTACGCAGATTCTCGTAGACGACTAGTGACATTTTCTGTGGGTGAACGTGTGTACCTGAAAGTATCatcgtggaaaggtgtaattcagttCGGTAAACGCGAAAAATTAGCTCCAAGATATATCGGTCCATTTAACATCAGGCAGATATTAAATGATCAAACCGTGGTTTTAGATCTTCCTGCAGCTTTATCGGGCATTCACGATACGTTTAacatatgttatcttcgtaagtgtaaggtGGACGACGAAAGTCAGATTCTACCATTGCAAGATTTAAAAGTTGACATGAAtaaaaagttagttgaagaaccagTCAGGATTGTTGACAGAAAGGTTACCAAGCTACGTAAGAAACAGATACCAATGGTACTTGTAGAATGGAAACATAGTTTGGGTTCCAATTTGACTTGGGAAATGGAAGAGCTAATGAAGGCTAGATACCCTCAATTGTTTGACTTGGACTAG
- the LOC139870389 gene encoding uncharacterized mitochondrial protein AtMg00860-like: MPGSTPVAKAPYRLAPSEIRDMMTQIQDLLDRGFIRPSSSPWGAPVLFMKKKDESEHVDHLRQVLEFLKREQLYAKFSKCEFWLREVQFLCHVICQEGMKVDPSKIEAVMNWNALKTPTEIKSFVGLAGYYCRFIKDFSKIAGPLTKLTRKDVSFQWSDEQEKVFQTLKQLLCQAPILVLPEGTDNFMVYCDSSYAGLGCVLMQREKVIAYASR; this comes from the exons ATGCCAGGATCTACACCAGTGGCTAAAgctccttataggttagctccGTCTGAGATTCGCGACATGATGACGCAAATTCAGGATTTGCTAGATCGTGGGTTTATACGACCGAGTtcatcaccgtggggtgctccagtGTTATtcatgaaaaagaaagatg AGTCTGAGCATGTTGATCACCTACGTCAAGTATTAGAATTCTTGAAACGAGAACAGCTTTACGCCAAgttttccaaatgtgaattttggttacgtgaagttcaGTTTCTGTGTCATGTTATTTGTCAAGAAGGTATGAAGGTGGATCCATccaaaatagaagcggtaatgaattggaatgcaCTGAAAACTCCAACTGAAATTAAGAGTTTTGTGGGTCTGGCAGGGTATTACtgtagatttatcaaggatttctctaaGATTGCGGGTCCATTAACAAAGTTAACTAGAAAGGATGTATCTTTTCAATGGAGTGATGAGCAGGAGAAAGTATTTCAGACATTGAAGCAGCTATTGTGTCAAGCTCCAATATTAGTGTTACCTGAGGGTACCGACAATTTTATGGTATATTGTGATTCGTCATATGCGGGTttgggttgtgtgttaatgcagcgagagaaggttattgcatatgcttcACGGTAG